One segment of Paenibacillus rhizovicinus DNA contains the following:
- a CDS encoding ABC transporter ATP-binding protein — MFEVLRKLSWFFKMHWKRYTIAIVLLAICGIMEVIPPKLIGYAVDTIGQGNMTSAKLTELLVFWGSLTIVVYLITCVWWSMLFGSSFMLERTLRSRIMRHLLKMTPTFYERNRTGDLMARATNDIGAVSNTAGFGILTLIDSTLFMSTILVVMAGFISWKLTLASMLPLPILALVMQHFGKKIHERFTVQQDAFGKLNDQVLESVAGVRVIRAFVQEEADRKRFSDMTDEVYRRNIEVTKIDALFEPALKILVGISYLIGLCYGGLLVFRGEISLGEMVSFNMFLGMLIWPMFAIGELINIMQRGNASLDRINETLGVKPNVKDAESPVTVVNPESITSEGLTFRYPSSSIDNLVDISFKLQRGQTLGIVGRTGSGKTTLLRQLLREYPMGAGSLQASGVPLTDIELDQVRSWIGYVPQQPILFSKTIRENIAYGVSGNAMDEELLNKALELAAFRKDVTFLPDGLETLVGEKGVALSGGQKQRVSIARAVIANPDILMLDDALSAVDAKTETEILDGIRRERAGKTTLITTHRLSAVQHADWIIVLDEGRIAEEGTHEELLLNNGWYREQYDRQQLASEVEA; from the coding sequence GTGTTTGAAGTCTTACGGAAATTAAGCTGGTTTTTCAAAATGCACTGGAAACGGTACACGATCGCGATCGTGCTGCTCGCGATTTGCGGCATCATGGAGGTCATCCCTCCCAAGCTGATCGGCTATGCCGTCGATACCATCGGGCAAGGCAACATGACTTCCGCCAAGCTGACGGAGCTGCTGGTCTTCTGGGGCAGTCTCACAATCGTCGTCTATCTCATTACCTGCGTCTGGTGGTCGATGCTGTTCGGCTCTTCCTTCATGCTGGAACGCACGCTCCGCTCGCGCATTATGCGGCATCTGCTGAAGATGACGCCGACGTTCTACGAACGCAACCGCACCGGCGACCTGATGGCCCGGGCGACGAACGATATCGGCGCGGTATCGAACACGGCGGGCTTCGGCATTCTGACGCTGATCGATTCCACCCTGTTCATGTCGACGATTCTCGTCGTGATGGCAGGCTTCATCAGCTGGAAGCTGACGCTGGCATCCATGCTGCCGCTGCCGATCCTTGCGCTCGTCATGCAGCATTTCGGCAAGAAAATCCACGAACGGTTCACGGTACAGCAGGATGCCTTCGGCAAGTTGAACGACCAGGTGCTGGAGTCCGTTGCCGGCGTCCGCGTCATTCGGGCGTTCGTGCAAGAGGAAGCTGACCGCAAGCGCTTCAGCGACATGACCGACGAGGTGTACCGCAGAAACATCGAGGTTACCAAGATCGACGCGCTGTTCGAGCCCGCGCTCAAAATCCTGGTCGGCATCAGTTACCTGATCGGACTATGCTATGGCGGATTGCTCGTCTTCCGCGGCGAAATCTCCCTTGGCGAGATGGTCTCGTTCAACATGTTCCTCGGGATGCTGATCTGGCCGATGTTCGCGATCGGCGAGCTGATCAACATTATGCAGCGCGGCAACGCGTCCCTGGACCGTATCAATGAAACGCTGGGCGTAAAGCCGAACGTGAAGGATGCCGAGTCTCCCGTAACGGTGGTCAACCCGGAATCGATTACGTCCGAAGGGCTCACATTCCGTTATCCGTCCTCATCGATCGACAATCTCGTCGATATCTCCTTCAAGCTGCAGCGCGGCCAGACGCTGGGCATCGTCGGAAGAACCGGCAGCGGCAAGACGACGCTGCTTCGGCAGCTGCTCCGCGAATATCCGATGGGTGCAGGCAGCCTGCAAGCCAGCGGCGTCCCGCTTACGGATATTGAGCTGGACCAAGTCCGCAGCTGGATCGGCTACGTGCCGCAGCAGCCGATTCTGTTCAGCAAGACGATTCGCGAGAACATCGCTTACGGCGTTTCGGGCAATGCGATGGATGAAGAGTTACTGAATAAGGCGCTGGAGCTGGCCGCCTTCCGGAAGGACGTCACGTTCTTGCCGGACGGATTGGAAACGCTCGTCGGCGAGAAAGGCGTCGCGCTCTCCGGCGGACAGAAGCAGCGGGTCAGCATCGCAAGAGCCGTTATCGCGAACCCGGACATCTTAATGCTGGACGACGCGCTGTCAGCGGTGGACGCCAAGACGGAAACGGAAATCCTCGACGGGATACGCCGGGAACGGGCGGGCAAAACGACGCTCATCACGACGCACCGCCTGTCCGCCGTGCAG
- a CDS encoding stalk domain-containing protein produces MLKKVLFAMLAIGTITFGSTVSAAENIGITLMDKPIATDSSPIYDKGRVLVPLRAVSEALGAAVDWNQTTRTASVHKWTQTITLTLGRQVAVVERQESYGTDKETVKLDVSVKSVHNRIYVPLRFVSEQYGYNVAWDGHTVAIQSPLGEKVRTALYTGDLAAARKIAIDAVRSGNIHYEQSPMQKTYRTEMNDDEFLFPEGEALRFFAIKDSQIATYYEYKDDFLVVLWQARINPNLGDAVGHLLTNKLEASTGTMPNIDKAFLYYDNGFAGPASWVSSGRVGTDGKLVQTAYVNDSGGVVLKDGTVSLTLPNEKRAETVAVPQR; encoded by the coding sequence ATGTTGAAAAAGGTTTTATTTGCGATGCTAGCGATTGGGACGATAACCTTCGGTTCGACGGTCTCCGCAGCCGAAAACATCGGCATCACGCTGATGGATAAGCCGATCGCAACGGACAGTTCCCCGATTTACGATAAAGGCCGCGTGCTCGTTCCGCTTCGCGCCGTTTCGGAAGCGCTGGGCGCCGCCGTGGACTGGAATCAGACGACCCGAACGGCCAGCGTGCATAAATGGACGCAGACGATCACGCTGACGTTGGGCCGGCAGGTTGCCGTGGTCGAGCGGCAAGAGAGCTACGGAACCGACAAGGAAACGGTAAAGCTGGACGTATCGGTCAAGTCCGTCCATAACCGCATCTATGTACCGCTGCGGTTCGTATCGGAACAGTATGGCTACAACGTCGCATGGGACGGCCATACGGTTGCCATTCAATCGCCGCTTGGTGAGAAGGTGCGGACTGCGCTTTATACGGGCGACCTGGCGGCGGCTCGGAAGATCGCCATTGACGCCGTGAGGAGCGGGAACATCCATTACGAGCAATCGCCCATGCAGAAGACGTATCGGACGGAGATGAATGACGACGAGTTCCTGTTTCCCGAAGGGGAGGCGCTCCGTTTCTTCGCGATCAAGGACAGCCAAATCGCGACGTACTACGAATACAAGGACGATTTCCTCGTGGTCCTCTGGCAGGCCCGCATCAATCCGAACCTGGGAGACGCCGTCGGACATCTGTTGACGAACAAGCTTGAAGCATCCACGGGGACGATGCCGAATATCGACAAGGCCTTCCTGTATTATGATAACGGATTTGCGGGTCCCGCCAGCTGGGTTAGCAGCGGCCGCGTAGGAACGGACGGGAAACTGGTGCAAACCGCGTACGTGAACGATTCAGGCGGCGTGGTCCTGAAGGACGGAACGGTCTCGTTGACGCTGCCGAACGAGAAGCGCGCGGAAACCGTTGCGGTTCCGCAGCGTTAG
- a CDS encoding HAD hydrolase-like protein: MAISLIFDMDGTLFQTDKILEISLEAAFDYLRSRDEWTKGTPIEKYREIMGATLPVVWETLMPDHSDAVRETANDFFQKHLIATIHNGKGALYPHVYELFEYLKQAGCSIYIASNGAIEYLQAIVSHYKLDAWVTETFSIQQIDSLDKADLVSVILRKYNIEHAAVVGDRLTDINAAKKNGLLAIGCRFDFAQEDELRQADVTINDLLELKELLLKRP, from the coding sequence TTGGCAATTTCGCTAATATTCGATATGGACGGCACGCTGTTTCAGACGGACAAGATACTGGAAATATCGCTGGAAGCTGCATTCGACTATTTGAGGTCACGGGATGAATGGACGAAGGGAACGCCGATCGAGAAGTATCGCGAGATCATGGGGGCAACGCTGCCCGTCGTATGGGAGACGCTGATGCCGGACCATTCGGATGCGGTCAGAGAAACGGCGAACGACTTTTTTCAAAAGCATCTGATCGCCACGATCCACAACGGCAAAGGCGCGTTATATCCGCATGTCTATGAGCTCTTCGAGTATTTGAAGCAGGCGGGCTGCTCTATTTATATCGCAAGCAACGGGGCAATCGAGTATCTGCAAGCCATCGTCAGCCACTACAAACTGGACGCCTGGGTCACGGAAACGTTCAGCATCCAGCAAATCGATTCGCTGGATAAGGCGGATCTCGTGAGCGTTATTTTACGAAAATATAATATTGAACATGCCGCGGTCGTCGGCGACCGTCTGACGGATATCAATGCCGCGAAGAAGAATGGGCTCCTGGCGATCGGCTGCCGCTTCGACTTCGCGCAGGAGGACGAGCTTCGGCAAGCGGATGTCACGATCAATGACTTGCTCGAGCTGAAGGAGCTATTGCTGAAGCGGCCGTGA